The DNA region ATTCTTGTCCATGATTTCACTTATCATTTCATCTTCACTGTTGTTATATATATGAGAATCAACATTGAATATTATGATTGATCTTCTTGCTTTAAGTTCTGGCGGAATTACAGAGGTAAACCCATTATTTTCAAGATATTTGTCAGTTACGCCGTTGAATAGTCTGTCCAGGTCCGTTTCGTCATTTGTAAATATGGCAAAGCCCTCATTGGCTACAAAGATTCTATTGACATAGATCTCATTCTCGGAGAGAAATTGAAGTAGTCTTAGTTTTCTATTCGGGTCCTTTGAATTCTTTGCTCGTATTCTTACTCGAGTCATTTTTGTATGTCTTTGGTCAGTGTGTCTGCGTCCAGTCCGTGATTCAGTTGATCTGTCGGTTCGTCTGATGTAATTTTATTGGGTTGGAGCCGATTTTTGAAGAGCGGCCACTTTCCTTCCGGGGCGGTAGCAGAGCTAACAGTGCGACCCCGGCAAACCCCGACCCCGGTTGGCCTGCACAATCCCTATTAACGGGTGCAGGTTGCCCGGGGGGACTCGGAGCGAATACGAGACCGAAGTCtcgcaggaaaaaagaaagaaagtagcagGAAAAAGTACTGCAAACACAGTGCAGCCGAGACTACTACCGAGCCCCCGCAGCTTGTGGGACTAAGCCCACAAACGCCGTGAGGGGGTCACGAGTAGCGTCACGGTCTGCCCCGATAGCAGGAAGTCCGTTTTCCTTACTCAGACTGAGTGATGTAAAAGAAAACCCAGACAAGGGCAGACTGCTCAACTTTAGGAGGAGGAGTCTCGATACACAAGTCTGGGGAACCGCAAGTGTAAGCGGTTGGCAGCTTAGTATGGGCGTAGCTACGTGACAAGCAGCATAATGTAGCGGGCTCAGACACCTCCCGGGTGACCCAGGGAAGGATGACTGCTCCGCTTGCGCGATAGCTCTCTAAAGAGCACGGCTGGCGGAGCGAGCTGGAGAGAGCGGGGCTGAGGTCTTGCTGCTACCGCTGCCAGGTTGGAATGATCATGTGCCGGCCAGCCttcctttaagattaacccccataaaagggggacagggccttggccaaatggcggccctgtaaggggtgggcgagcaatgcaagctcgttgcgggtctagggacgcctccgccgccgccacagccacgggtaacagccggcgagcatcgacggaggcacgggctctctgggcaggcgcccagcagacacccgtagctgacacgtgcgagcagccgactggtcgacttgaccacggaggtgtggccctaagcgaggatgaccccacgggcagcccgtagcggtgcacgagcgagcagcccagcagtcgactatAACCGCAAAGGGGTCACCCTCGCctctgcagaagggccacccggctgctcgcccgaggagtgctggcggtccactgtgcCGGccagctttctttctttcttttaggattcaccccctaaaaagggggaacgggcctttgtctatgcgacggcccgtcgcaggggggaacccgccgctggcgtgcggcgggtgtagtgaagcctccgccgccgccacagccacgggtaaaagccggcgagcagcgacggaggcacgggctctctgggcaggcgcccagcagacacccgtagcggtactcgtgcgagcagccgactgttcgacttgaccacggaggggtggccctaagcgaggatgaccccacgggtccacctcgcctccgcagaagggccacccggctgctcgcccgaggactGCTGGCGTTCCAATGGCCGGCCAGCCTTCTTTCtttaaggatttaccccctaaaaagggggaacgggcctttgtcggtgcGACTGCctgtcgcaggggggaacccgccgctggcgtgcggcgggtgtggggaagccgccgccgccacagccacgagtaagagccggcgagcagcgactgaggcacgggctctctgggcaggcgcccagcagacacccgtagctgacacgtgcgagcagccgactggtcgacttggacacggaggggtggccctaagcgaggatgaccccacgggtccacctcgcccccgtagaagggccacccggctgctcgcccgaggagtgctggcgttccactggccgGCCAGCTTCTTATtgggtttaccccctaaaaagggggaacgggcctttgtctgtgcgacggcccgtcgcaggggggagcccgccgctggcgtgcggcgggtgtggggaagccttcGCCGCcgccacgagtaagagccggcgagcagcgacggaggcacgggctctctggtcaggcgcccagcagacacacgaagctgacacgtgcgagcagccgactggtcgacttgaccacggaggggtggccctaagtgaggatgaccccacgggtccacctcgcctccgtagaagggccatccggctgctcgcccgaggagtgctggcgttccactgggccGGCCAGCTGcctaagatttatcccctagggACAACTAGGGAAAACGGGCCTTAGTCCGGAGACGGCCCGTTAGGAGGAATGCCTGGGCCCATATCCACGAAAGTGTCTAAGGCCGATGCTACTTAAGCACAAAATCATACATAGCTTATGGTCAACGAGTTAGGGCCGTCGTAACTTATCGTGCTTAGACCATTCTCTGTTGATGTCGCTCGTCTCGCTAGAACGCACAGCGAGCAAAATTTCGACATGAATCATGTTAAATAAAACATAGTTATActtacattttctttgttttttattttaataatTTTACAATACAATTTTTGACCAAATAACACGGAGTGAATGACAGTATTtcttggaaaagaaaaatattaaaatacattCCCGTTGGAAACGAGAATTTGTGTAAACAGTCACCAGCTCAGTCACCCTGTACAACCTGCCTTCGGCGTTGTGTGTTCCAACTCTACCAGATCTCCTCCTGTCCTACAATACCAGGTAAGGCTTGAAGGTATTAAAAATATTGCTTAATGGTATTTTATAGGAAAACTTGAAAAGATCATTCCAGTATAAGTTAGTCAATTCGTTCACATGGTGGAGTCAGTTTGCCCACTCGGTTGAGTCACTTCACCCTTTCTCGATTAATTCCTTTGGTTTTTGTTAAGTTACGGTAATATGCCCTAAGACGAAAAAGAAGTGCACCACTTGAAATAAGACATGTTTTTCAGACACTTCTTCTATACCCTTTTCTGTGCAAATGACTCCACGTGTTCAGCGGGCTACCAACGGTTACGAGTGCGTGATTGTGAGGTTGAAGATGGGGTTTGAGTTTAGCTACAATACTTAAAGAAGGTGATATTTAGCAATAAGAAATGCACAAATGGTTGTATTTTAACAGAAATAACACTCTTGGGGACATTCCTAGGTGCTGTTTCTAAGTCGTTGCACAAGACAACAGTCACATTTCTGTGTTGTGTGCATAACAGTACAACCATTAGTGCTTCTATTGCTATCTGCACATATGATGTATATGTTAATATTTACCATTGGTTAAATTTAACATATGTGCGAATGATacttaacctaactaacctaacctagaccttagcctaacctaacctatagtgACATGCATTTCTTAAGAGTATTCGCTGCAATATGTTTTACTTTTATAAATCAAATAACGTTTTACCACATGATTTATGTAGTCAATACTACTTGCAGGCAAAAGAACTCAtgagtgtgggtgaaatgacttaCCTTTTTTTGGGCAAACTGACATGTGGGCGAAATTACTGTAACCCATCTAACCTACATCATCATGTGGATCTGCTCATTCTGGCtatctttaattatatatatatgtatttattaaatatatatatctatatattatatatatatatatatatatatatatatacatatatatatatatatatatatatatatatatatatatatatatatatatatatatatatatatatatggtaaaggtTCAGCAGAGCTACAGCGCCTTAATTTGGCTCTAATTTCTTCCACTCCGTAcaaattttatgaatatttaaatCCTTGCAGTTGTCCAACGATGGAAGCCACTCCACCCAGTAAACGGAATAGGAAGGCAAACTGGGGGGAGAAAGAAACTTTCCGCCTGGCAGAACTGTACATGGATGAGGTACAAACCTTGAAGTCCAGCTTCAAGATGCCGGGAGTTTCTAACAGGAAGAAACATGAGATATGGGAACAAATAGCCGAGGAGTTAAATAACTCATTCAACAACTACAGGACCTCGGCTGAGGTGAAGAAACGCTGGTTCTTCATAAGTTCCCGGTCTCGGCAAAAAATCCAGCGATTCCGTGAGGAACGGAATAGGACAGGTGAGTTAATTTTCTAATTTTTGTTTAAATCTTATCTAACGGTGTTATACACTTAACAGACCGAACTTAAAATGGTACACCTCCATATCGAGAAATTAACTGAGTTCACGGAattgcatttttttctcattcatccattAACTTATTACATTTTTTATCTCAGCTGAAAACTATAGATTTTCAGGACGTACTTGTCCCTCTACAACCTTTGTATTCAGAGAAATGCAGTATACATTACCATGTGTCCATTTTTTAGGTGGTggtcctcttccccctccactgGATCCCATTGACGAACTAATTGAGGATATTCTGGGACCAGACAGCAAAACAATAATGGGTGAGCCTCAAGTCGATGATCTGATGGATGTCCTGCGTGCTGACATGTTAGTAGTTATTTCTTTCCTGTGTTCATTTTATATGATTCACTCCCCTGCTCTACCCTTTACCGCTTCCTTAAACTGACTCCACTCCACCTCAACGACACctacctctttgtctctttcttcccttcattctataCTCAAATTCTGCAGCTTTACCCTCTTTGCTCAACTCCCTAATTTCTCTGAACCTCTCTTAATTTTACCCCAAATACTAGAACATAGATTCTAATTTATGCTTATTTTTCAATCAAAGCAATGTTATTAAAATAACCATTTTGGGTAAAATATTACTTCCATATTCATATTTCTATTCATTGTGATTAAGGCTTCAttcaataaaaagaaaggaaattactgTCAGTCAGTTGTTTATATCATTCATTAATTGAAATTTTTTTACACAAGGCGCCGGCCAAAGGCACAGCACACATTAGTAAAGAATATAAGATAGATTGTGTTCATGTAAGGTAATATAGTGTATAGATTATATAATGTAGTATACTATTCTAGGAGTGATTTCACTATGCTGGCAGGTGTGTCCTTGCATCTTCCAAGCTTGTACACCATGTAATGATTAAATCCATTGCTTGCAGAAAGGACGTGAGACCTGCTGCAGGAGGAGCAACAGCAGATCCGTTGGTCAGTATCAATAGCCACGAATCTGCAGATGCACCAACTGTAATATATGTTGATGCATCTGCAGAAGAAGCGCTTCCCCCTTCATCCACCCCCTCAGAAGATCCCACCACGGGACAAATGGGAGCTGTAAAGGCAGTGGAGTCTGCTGCCCAGGAACACAAGGCAGCTGCTCAGGCAGTGGCATCCGCTGCACGGGCCCAAGAGGCAGCTGCCCGAGCACAGGAGTCCGCTGCGAGGGCCAAGGAGTCCGCTGCGAGGGCCAAGGAGTCCACTGCGAGGGCCAAGGAGTCCGCTGCGAGGGCCAAGGAGGCAGCTATGCGGGCCAAGGAACAGGCTGCCAAGGAGAAAATTGAGGCCATGAGGCTTGAAGCTAGATACTATAAATTTAAACTAGAAAATAATTAAACATACAACCAAATACTACTTCTGTTATTTCTAACATTATTAAACTATTATAAGCTTAGTTATCATATGTATTGTAATTTGTACTTATACTGACACTGCTTTTTTTTGCATAGTTTCTGACTATACAATTAGAATTTTGACTGTGGAAAGATATACTATGGTGAAGCTTTCTAGTCTCCTTTTTAGAAAACAATCATAAGAAGGTCATCAGAAATTGTGGTTAGGAGATGAGAGACTATGCTAATGGGAATTTAAATTTATCATAATGCATTAAAAGGTAGGAAACATTACCAAGGTAGGTACACGAGGCCCTGTTGGAGGACGTTCCATCAGTCCTCATTGctgagaagagaaatgatgacaTTAAGAGAAATGTATAAAATCAATGTGAAGCAAGTataattatttatctatttttatcgatcatatctatttttccatctctcacctgttcacccatccgtcccactccccactaccaccttcaTCTCATTAGTGATCTTCCAATAAGTAATTAATTAAATTAGAACATAATACCAGTTTCTCTTGCAAAGATTCAACTTACCTGAAATGCAAGGTGCAGAATGCATCCCGATAGGCACGACCCTCATTACGGTGACCACCGGGCGCATTGGCAGGTTCTTCTGCAGCATCATTTAATGGCACTGGGACTTGTGCCTCTGCACCCATTGGTTGCTCGTCatccagaggaagaggaagattcctATCCTTGCAAATATTGTGCAGCATTCCACACATGAATGATTTTGCACACCTTGAGGGGGGGCCTCAATCGTACCTCACCATGCAAAACATGAAATCGGCGTTTGAGTTGTCCAATTCCACGTTCAACAATACTGCGTGTAATTTTGTGAGACCTGGATGAATAACAATGGTAATTAATTGTAATTAGTTGTTGTACGTTGTTGTCCTAGTGGTAATCTTGTTGAGTTAGTCTACACTTCATAGCCTAATCACTAAAAACCCTTAAATAGACAGAAATCTACcaggaaaaaatagtttcgtccTCACAAATGAGAAGCAGCAGCGGCACACACTCACAGTACACGCAGCCATAGGAATTTCCTACTGGAAACGAAACTAAAGATCATTAAGCCCTTGGatcgtaacctagccactcgatagtaacctagccactcgatagtaacctagccactcaatagtaacctagccactcgatagtaacctagccactcgatagtaacctagccactcgatagtaacctagccactcaatagtaacctagccactcgatagtaacctagccactcgatagtaaacTAGCCACTCGatcgtaacctagccactcgatagtaacctacaTTGCCCCAAGTAGATAAATCTTTAATAAATCACTGTCAGTTACCACCCAGACAATACACCTGAGGGTATGTTGCGGCTGCTCAATGGGCGTTTGCCCGAAATAGGTAAATCTTTAAAAATCACTGTCAACATGATAAATAATTTGCGGTGGGTATATATGAGGTTCAAATTGCTCAGGATGAAAAGCTCTATCATATGAGAAGGGTAAGTAAAGCCATCTCGAGACTGGTGTACGAGTAAAAAAAATACCTAATGTTCATATGATGAGTTAGTGGTTATCAAAGTTTCAGCAAAAAATATACAGGACAAAATTTGGGACTCAACTCTCAGTGGCCGATTCTCAGGCAAATAGTAATTTAACTTTGAGCACAGGTTAAAGTTTTTAATGCATAGGGCGTTGAGTCAGATTTAGTACTAAATACACCCCATTCCCAGTGTTAGTTCTTACCAGTCTCACTGACTAAACTACTTATAAACGTTATATCAAAGTCCTAAACCAAAGTAACCTTGATTTCACCTCCTgccagaaaaatatttaaatgttttagtgcatgttatatatatatatatatatatatatatatatatatatatatatatatatatatatatatatatatatatatatatatatatatatataacttatgtTACCAAGCCCAATTCTATCTTTCCGAAATGAAACTTAatccaacctaaccaaacttaacctaactactactaatactgtctactactactactaataataccactgctgctgctgctgctactgctatcaataataataataataataataataataataataagacaatgTATTTACCTATTATATCGTGACTGAGGTCCAGGCAGTGGACGCAGATAAGGTGTAAGGAGCCATGTCTTGCAGGGGTACCCACTGTCTCCAAGCAAGTGACTTCCTGCTGGCACATATCCTCCGTCAAACAATCTTGACAATCCACTGCTGTTCAAGATACGTGCATCATGCACTGACCCTGGCCACTTGGCAAGAATGTCCAATATTCGATAATTGGCATCAAATACAACTTGGACATTCATGCTGTGATACCCCTTCCGGTTCACATACACTTCTTCTTGATACCTCGGTGCCACAATTCGGATGTGTGTGCCATCAATGGCACCTACGATGTTAGGGAAATTGGCTATAGCAAAGAATTCTGCTTTCTTTCGGTCAGCGCTGTCTTGGGTGACAGGAAAAGTTATGAACCTCTTGAGGACATTAACATCTGCAAGGGCGTCTATAGTTTTACTGATGGCTCTGCTGATGCTGGACTGTGAGGGGCCAAGGTCATCACTGCTACATTGTTGCATTTTGCCAGTAGCAAGATATCTTAAGGTTATGAGAACCTTCAACTCCGGGGTGAGCGGGTTAGACCTGTTGGTATCACTCTTCAGCGCTGCCCTTACAAGGTTGGTAACAAATAATATACCTTCCCGGTCTAACCTGTACCTCTTGATGAGCTCAGCATCATTAAGTTCATTTAGAACGTCCTTTCTAAGGTAATTATTCCCTggctgatgtggttgttgctcTTGTGGCGCTGCCATCTTGATTGTTTACGTTCAAATCCATCGTCCTTAAGGGCTGGTAAGACAGGGTCCAGCCTGTTTTACCGCTAAGCACGATGTTAGGGCCGTCGAAAAATTTTATGTACGACGTCAGGCAAGTTAGGCACGATAGCCGCCATTTTATTTTGCTATGGACGACGGCATCGGCCTAAGACACTTTCGTGGATACCGGCCCTGGTGTTTATCTGGGTGGTGCGTAGCTTACTGCTAAGCGTTCGAGGGCCTCCTCTCCCAGATGGAAAAGGAGTGCTGGGGCCGATCGCCCTTCAGGGTTAGCAGCTAGGTCTCTAGTAGCAgggcactcgaggaggtagtgcaGGAGCGGGtagtcctgctcttcctcgcagtGCTCACATTCCCGCCATCTGATGTCGTCGGGGTCGAGCTCGGAGAGGCACTTATACCCCAAGCGGAGGCGGTGTAGGAGAACACTGACGGGGCGAGGGTGGGAGGCTTCCAGTCGCCAGCGTCCCATATCAGTGGCGGCCGCGTACCAGGAGCTCGATGGGGAGTTCGCCGCTACTGAGTGCTCCAGGTCAGTAGTTATGCTACGCCCGGCCTTGGACAGCATGGTTGTTCGGAGGAGGCCCAAGTTGGGTAGCAGGTGGATCGTCACCGCAGGGAGGAGGGTTGCATCCTTAGCCGCCGCGTCAGCCGCATCATTACCCCCTACTCCAGAGTGGCTAGGGAGCCAGTTGAGGGTAACTCGTCTGCCGGTGGATTCTAAGGCCTCTAGTGTTCGCCAGATGGAGGTGGTGAGGCGGATGTTGTCAGGTACTCGGTCGCCGCTGATGGCATGTAGAGCAGCCATGGAGTCACTGTGGATAACCACAGGCCCCGCTACAGTCTCCTCCGCGTGAAGGAGGGCCATCGAGATGGCTACCAATTCTGCCTGGGTAGAGGAGCAGCCATTGGCCAGGCGGAATAAGGCCGTGGTCCCCCCACCAATAAAGGCAGCACCAACAGCCCCTGTTAGATGGTGAACAGAGCCGTCAGTGAAGTAGACCACGGTCTGAGGGGGCAGCGCACCAGTGACCCGACTCGCAGCTTCACGCCTCAGGACTTCGTTGGGCAGCAGCGACTTCTTGGCAGGTAGAGGACGCAGAGAGAGGTCGAACGGCCTGGGACgccaaggaggaggggagacataAGACGGCACAG from Eriocheir sinensis breed Jianghai 21 unplaced genomic scaffold, ASM2467909v1 Scaffold20, whole genome shotgun sequence includes:
- the LOC126990779 gene encoding uncharacterized protein LOC126990779, whose amino-acid sequence is MMLQKNLPMRPVVTVMRVVPIGMHSAPCISAMRTDGTSSNRASCTYLACSLARIAASLALAADSLALAVDSLALAADSLALAADSCARAAASWARAADATA